In Streptomyces puniciscabiei, a single genomic region encodes these proteins:
- a CDS encoding gas vesicle protein, with protein MTTSSRFPEPYGHSSGANLADILERVLDKGIVIAGDIRINLLDIELLTVKLRLIVASVDKAKEMGIDWWESDPALSSRARRDELTRENAELRERLARLEELEPGHVPKEAP; from the coding sequence ATGACGACGTCCAGCCGGTTCCCCGAGCCGTACGGCCACAGCAGTGGAGCCAACCTCGCCGACATCCTCGAGCGTGTGCTCGACAAGGGCATCGTGATCGCGGGTGACATCCGGATCAACCTGCTCGACATCGAACTGCTGACCGTCAAGCTGAGGCTCATCGTCGCCTCGGTGGACAAGGCCAAGGAGATGGGGATCGACTGGTGGGAGAGCGACCCGGCCCTGTCGTCCCGGGCCCGCCGCGACGAGCTGACCCGGGAGAACGCCGAGCTGAGGGAACGGCTGGCCCGGCTGGAGGAGCTGGAGCCGGGCCACGTGCCGAAGGAGGCCCCATGA
- a CDS encoding class I SAM-dependent methyltransferase has translation MPKAQETAVYTHGHHESVLRSHTWRTAENSAAYLLGSLKPHMRILDIGCGPGTITADLAALVPDGHVTGVDHAPGILEQARATAAGRGLTNVDFAVADVHALDHPDDTFCVVHAHQVLQHVGDPVQALREMHRVTKPGGFIAVRDADYAAMTWYPAVEGLTDWLDLYERVARANGGEPDAGRRLKAWALAAGLTDITATSSTWTFATAEERAWWSGLWADRTLASSYAERAAQGGHATEAQLRAVAGAWREWGRREDGWFAVLHAEILCRKAA, from the coding sequence ATGCCGAAAGCGCAGGAGACCGCCGTCTACACGCACGGGCACCACGAGTCGGTGCTGCGGTCGCACACCTGGCGGACCGCCGAGAACTCCGCGGCCTATCTGCTCGGCTCCCTGAAGCCCCACATGCGAATCCTGGACATCGGCTGCGGGCCGGGCACCATCACCGCCGATCTGGCGGCCCTGGTCCCGGACGGCCACGTCACCGGCGTCGACCACGCGCCGGGCATCCTGGAACAGGCCCGGGCCACCGCCGCCGGGCGCGGCCTGACCAACGTGGACTTCGCGGTAGCCGACGTGCACGCCCTGGACCACCCGGACGACACCTTCTGCGTGGTCCACGCCCACCAGGTGCTGCAGCACGTCGGCGACCCGGTACAGGCACTGCGCGAGATGCACCGGGTGACGAAGCCGGGCGGGTTCATCGCCGTACGCGACGCGGACTACGCGGCGATGACCTGGTACCCGGCGGTGGAGGGCCTCACCGACTGGCTGGACCTGTACGAGCGGGTGGCCCGGGCCAACGGCGGCGAGCCCGACGCCGGGCGCCGGCTGAAGGCATGGGCGCTGGCCGCCGGGCTGACCGACATCACCGCCACCTCCAGCACCTGGACCTTCGCCACGGCCGAGGAGCGGGCCTGGTGGAGCGGCCTGTGGGCCGACCGCACCCTGGCCTCCTCCTACGCGGAACGCGCCGCGCAAGGCGGTCACGCGACGGAGGCACAGCTGCGGGCCGTCGCCGGGGCGTGGCGGGAGTGGGGCCGACGGGAGGACGGCTGGTTCGCGGTACTGCACGCGGAAATTCTGTGCCGTAAGGCAGCCTGA
- a CDS encoding GvpL/GvpF family gas vesicle protein has translation MTGLRYVYAVCHPFGTPLQSQLTGIGGVPPGLLHHHGLVAVIGQVPETDFSEVALKAHLEDLDWLAATARAHQGVIDALTTVTTPLPLRLGTVFRDCSGVRSMIEAREEDFRRILDRLEGRVEWGVKVYLEAEPAEPAEPAPATAAKPGSGRDYLRRRRESSHAQEEKWQRAEEFARSLHERLCQYAEDSRMHPPQNSALSAVPGRNVLNAAYLVPRMHSEEFVELVDRTKDEAPGIRVELTGPWAAYSFTGEGET, from the coding sequence ATGACCGGACTGCGCTATGTGTACGCCGTCTGCCACCCCTTCGGGACGCCCCTGCAGTCCCAGCTCACGGGCATCGGGGGCGTTCCGCCCGGGCTGCTGCACCACCACGGCCTGGTCGCGGTCATCGGCCAGGTCCCGGAAACCGATTTCAGCGAGGTGGCCCTCAAGGCCCACCTGGAGGACCTGGACTGGCTGGCCGCGACCGCCCGCGCCCACCAGGGCGTGATCGACGCGCTCACCACGGTCACCACCCCGCTGCCGCTCCGGCTCGGGACCGTCTTCAGGGACTGCAGCGGGGTGCGCTCGATGATCGAGGCCCGCGAGGAGGACTTCAGGCGCATCCTCGACCGGCTGGAAGGCCGCGTCGAGTGGGGTGTGAAGGTGTACCTGGAGGCCGAGCCCGCCGAGCCCGCCGAGCCCGCGCCGGCCACCGCAGCGAAGCCGGGGAGCGGTCGGGACTATCTGCGCCGGCGGCGCGAGAGCAGTCATGCCCAGGAGGAGAAGTGGCAGCGGGCCGAGGAGTTCGCCCGGTCGCTGCACGAGCGTCTGTGCCAGTACGCCGAGGATTCCCGGATGCACCCGCCGCAGAATTCCGCACTTTCCGCAGTGCCCGGCCGAAATGTCCTCAACGCGGCCTATCTGGTGCCCCGAATGCACTCCGAGGAATTCGTGGAACTGGTGGACCGCACAAAGGACGAGGCGCCCGGAATCCGGGTGGAACTCACCGGTCCCTGGGCCGCCTATTCATTTACGGGGGAGGGGGAGACGTGA
- a CDS encoding bifunctional phosphatase PAP2/diacylglycerol kinase family protein: MSPDLDLTRLEPAARAAGRSPLCRLLELDGRLFEAAAAWHWPGAERVLPRLSHSANHGVLWFATAAAMAASRTPRARRAAARGLASLSLASLAINTIGKRSVRRARPVLDPVPLARQLRRQPITTSFPSGHSASAAAFATGVALESPAWGAALAPVAFSVAASRVYTGVHFPSDVLAGAALGAGAAFLVRRLVPTRAQVRRRSRPRAEAPALPEGDGLVVVANRASGTADRIGALRGALPRAEIVECAPEEVGDELAKAAARARVLGVCGGDGTVNAAARVALAHGLPLAVLPGGTLNHFALDLGVVDERDLAWAVRHGEAVRVDAVRWATDDGEGLSLNTLSLGVYPELVRVRERWSHRIGGWPAGLLGALRVLRADRHPLEVELGGERRPLWLLFVGNGVYHRMGLAPGRRTDLADGLLDVRVVHGSRRPALRLLAAAAAGPLTRSPAHSAVQVTRLRVTGLAPGTPMAYDGEVTTVSGEVTLEKLPEALTVYRPLRTAS, translated from the coding sequence ATGAGCCCGGACCTGGACCTGACCCGCCTGGAGCCGGCCGCCCGTGCGGCCGGCCGGAGCCCGCTGTGTCGGCTGCTGGAACTGGACGGCCGCCTGTTCGAGGCGGCCGCCGCCTGGCACTGGCCCGGCGCCGAGCGGGTGCTGCCCCGCCTGAGTCACAGCGCGAACCACGGGGTGCTGTGGTTCGCGACGGCCGCCGCGATGGCGGCGAGCCGCACCCCGAGGGCCCGCCGGGCGGCCGCCCGGGGCCTGGCCTCCCTCAGCCTGGCCTCGCTGGCCATCAACACGATCGGCAAGCGCTCGGTGCGCCGCGCCCGCCCGGTACTGGACCCGGTGCCGCTGGCGCGGCAGCTCAGGCGGCAGCCGATCACCACGTCGTTCCCGTCGGGGCACTCCGCGTCGGCCGCCGCGTTCGCGACCGGGGTCGCGCTGGAGTCCCCGGCGTGGGGCGCGGCGCTGGCGCCGGTGGCGTTCTCGGTGGCGGCCTCCCGGGTGTACACGGGCGTTCACTTCCCGAGCGACGTGCTGGCCGGGGCGGCGCTCGGCGCGGGCGCGGCCTTCCTGGTACGCCGGCTGGTGCCGACCCGCGCCCAGGTGCGGCGGCGGTCCCGGCCCCGCGCCGAGGCTCCTGCGCTGCCCGAGGGCGACGGTCTGGTGGTGGTCGCCAACCGGGCCTCGGGGACGGCCGACCGGATCGGTGCGCTGCGCGGCGCGCTGCCGCGGGCGGAGATCGTCGAGTGCGCGCCGGAGGAGGTCGGCGACGAACTGGCGAAGGCGGCGGCCCGTGCCCGGGTGCTCGGCGTGTGCGGCGGCGACGGCACCGTGAACGCGGCCGCGAGGGTCGCGCTCGCCCACGGGCTGCCGCTCGCGGTGCTGCCGGGCGGCACCCTCAACCACTTCGCCCTCGACCTGGGCGTGGTGGACGAGCGCGATCTGGCCTGGGCGGTCCGGCACGGCGAGGCGGTGCGGGTGGACGCGGTCCGCTGGGCCACCGACGACGGCGAGGGCCTGTCCCTGAACACGCTGAGCCTGGGCGTCTATCCGGAGCTGGTGCGCGTGCGGGAGCGGTGGTCGCACCGGATCGGCGGCTGGCCGGCCGGCCTGCTGGGCGCCCTGCGGGTGCTGCGCGCGGACCGGCATCCGCTGGAGGTGGAGCTGGGCGGTGAACGGCGGCCGTTGTGGCTGCTGTTCGTCGGCAACGGCGTCTACCACCGCATGGGGCTCGCGCCCGGCCGCCGTACCGATCTCGCGGACGGTCTGCTGGATGTGCGGGTGGTGCACGGCAGCCGGCGGCCCGCGCTGCGGCTGCTGGCGGCGGCCGCCGCGGGTCCGCTGACCCGTTCTCCGGCCCACTCGGCGGTGCAGGTGACCCGGCTGCGGGTGACCGGTCTCGCGCCGGGCACCCCGATGGCGTACGACGGCGAGGTGACCACCGTGTCGGGCGAGGTGACCCTGGAGAAGCTGCCGGAGGCCTTGACGGTCTACCGCCCGCTGCGCACTGCTTCCTGA
- a CDS encoding gas vesicle protein GvpG, producing MGLIGEVLMLPFAPVRGSAWAIRQVLREAERIYYDPATVRAELARLEEQLEAGEITEEEFDRREDELLDRLEIALRSGDTTGNGT from the coding sequence GTGGGACTGATCGGCGAAGTGCTGATGCTGCCCTTCGCGCCCGTGCGCGGCAGCGCGTGGGCCATCCGACAGGTGCTCCGCGAGGCGGAACGGATCTACTACGACCCCGCCACCGTGAGGGCCGAGCTGGCCCGCCTCGAGGAGCAACTGGAGGCGGGCGAGATCACCGAGGAGGAGTTCGACCGGCGCGAGGACGAACTGCTCGACCGGCTGGAGATCGCCCTGCGCTCCGGCGACACCACAGGCAACGGGACGTGA
- a CDS encoding gas vesicle protein, with protein sequence MTVVERREIALVDLLDRLLAGGVVITGDITLRIADVDLVRIDLNALISSVNESVPSPFELVSPSPEELM encoded by the coding sequence GTGACCGTCGTGGAGCGGCGCGAGATCGCCCTTGTCGACCTGCTCGACCGGCTGCTCGCCGGTGGAGTCGTCATCACGGGCGACATCACCCTCAGGATCGCGGACGTGGACCTCGTGCGTATCGACCTGAACGCCCTGATCAGCTCGGTGAACGAGTCGGTCCCCTCGCCCTTCGAGCTGGTTTCCCCCTCTCCAGAGGAGCTCATGTGA
- a CDS encoding SRPBCC family protein, producing the protein MTETLGSATSAADKATGAAKDNPLTGLAHSEAADRLKAEAQDFLAAQATKMLTGLGRKLGETTGKLNDIAEGNSPGFAKLALDGGRKLAEGKGPLRSALELGGSRMKDNVMNAVRSLGGSKGKKGGAGKKPTVIMESIDVGVPLRTAYDQWTQYKDFSSFAKGVKSANRADDTHSDWQAKIFWSSRSWKAQTTEQIPDYRIQWTSEGAKGTTKGVVSFHRLEENLTRVLLVIEYYPTGLFEKTGNIWRAQGRRVRLDLKNFARFITLKGEAEDSWRGEIRDGEVVQSHEDAVAEEEQEQEAEAPEDEDTEDEGAEGEAEEYEGEEEAEDEEEAEDEEEAEGEPEEYEAEDEEPYEDEAEEGEEPEGEYEEEEEPEYAGGRSRR; encoded by the coding sequence ATGACCGAGACCCTCGGATCGGCCACCTCCGCGGCCGACAAGGCCACGGGTGCGGCCAAGGACAACCCGCTGACCGGTCTGGCCCACAGCGAGGCTGCCGACCGGCTGAAGGCGGAGGCCCAGGACTTTCTGGCCGCACAGGCCACGAAGATGCTCACCGGCCTCGGCCGCAAGCTCGGCGAGACCACGGGCAAGCTCAACGACATAGCCGAAGGCAACAGCCCTGGCTTCGCCAAGCTGGCGCTCGATGGCGGCCGCAAGCTCGCCGAGGGCAAGGGCCCTCTGCGCTCCGCGCTGGAGCTGGGCGGATCCCGCATGAAGGACAACGTGATGAACGCGGTCAGAAGCCTCGGCGGCAGCAAGGGCAAGAAGGGCGGCGCGGGCAAGAAGCCCACCGTCATCATGGAGTCCATCGACGTCGGCGTACCGCTGCGCACCGCCTACGACCAGTGGACCCAGTACAAGGACTTCAGCAGCTTCGCCAAGGGCGTCAAAAGCGCGAACCGTGCCGACGACACCCATTCCGACTGGCAGGCGAAGATATTCTGGTCCAGCCGTAGTTGGAAGGCGCAGACCACCGAACAGATACCCGACTACCGCATCCAGTGGACGTCGGAGGGTGCCAAGGGCACCACCAAGGGCGTGGTCTCCTTCCACCGGCTGGAGGAGAACCTCACCCGCGTCCTGCTGGTCATCGAGTACTACCCGACCGGCCTGTTCGAGAAGACCGGCAACATCTGGCGCGCCCAGGGCCGCCGGGTCAGGCTGGACCTGAAGAACTTCGCCCGCTTCATCACCCTCAAGGGCGAGGCGGAGGACAGCTGGCGCGGCGAGATCCGCGACGGCGAGGTGGTGCAAAGCCACGAGGACGCCGTGGCCGAGGAGGAACAGGAGCAGGAGGCCGAGGCGCCCGAGGACGAGGACACGGAGGACGAAGGCGCCGAGGGGGAGGCCGAGGAGTACGAGGGCGAGGAGGAAGCAGAGGACGAGGAGGAAGCAGAGGACGAGGAGGAAGCAGAGGGCGAGCCCGAGGAGTACGAGGCCGAGGACGAGGAGCCCTATGAGGACGAAGCCGAGGAGGGTGAGGAACCCGAGGGCGAGTACGAGGAAGAAGAGGAACCCGAGTACGCCGGAGGCAGGAGCCGTCGATGA
- a CDS encoding gas vesicle protein K, with protein sequence MTRRNRLDLEPDTVERDLVKLVLTVVELLRQLMERQAVRRFDTGELTEEQEERIGLTLMLLEERMAELRERYGLRPEDLNLDLGPLGPLLPRD encoded by the coding sequence GTGACCCGGCGCAACCGGCTCGACCTGGAACCCGACACGGTCGAGCGCGACTTGGTGAAACTGGTGCTCACGGTGGTGGAACTGCTCCGGCAGCTGATGGAACGGCAGGCCGTGCGCCGCTTCGACACCGGCGAGCTGACCGAGGAGCAGGAGGAGCGGATCGGGCTCACGTTGATGCTCCTGGAGGAGCGCATGGCCGAACTGCGCGAGCGCTACGGACTGCGGCCCGAGGACCTGAATCTGGACCTCGGGCCGCTCGGACCGCTGCTTCCCCGGGACTAG